A genomic segment from Candidatus Neomarinimicrobiota bacterium encodes:
- a CDS encoding DUF92 domain-containing protein, with protein MEAADRIKKLVYKTQSNRGSIITVNIDLYINSFYYQLTLWILTAFILGIISYKFKFLDYSGLTAAMTVGTLIFISGGFRWILPLVLFFLLSSILPRLGTLFNLRERTRHPPRTAMQVTANGGIAALAAFVYIFYPHEGLPLIFLGSLAAATSDTWSTEIGSFSRTRPRLITNFKHVSKGTSGGLSLTGTLGGIAGAFALTLSGTLLYPVKAAVYFASAESAAVLLGGVIGNLTDSLLGATVQSKYACVVCGKVTEERNHCGKATTRFAGFKWIDNEMVNLLCSLSGGLSAVLIWGLIK; from the coding sequence ATTGAAGCAGCCGACAGGATAAAGAAATTAGTTTATAAAACTCAGAGCAATCGAGGTTCTATTATCACTGTAAACATAGATTTATATATCAACAGTTTCTATTACCAGCTCACGCTCTGGATTTTAACCGCATTTATATTAGGCATCATATCGTACAAATTTAAATTTCTTGACTACAGCGGGCTGACAGCGGCAATGACGGTCGGAACTTTGATATTCATATCCGGTGGATTCAGATGGATTCTGCCATTGGTTTTGTTTTTCCTTCTTTCCAGCATTCTTCCTCGTTTGGGAACGCTGTTCAACCTGCGTGAACGAACCCGCCATCCCCCCCGTACCGCTATGCAGGTAACTGCAAACGGAGGAATCGCCGCGCTCGCAGCGTTTGTGTATATATTCTATCCTCATGAAGGTTTGCCTTTGATTTTCCTCGGAAGTCTCGCTGCGGCAACTTCAGACACCTGGAGCACTGAAATTGGTTCTTTCTCCCGGACTCGACCACGTCTGATAACGAATTTCAAACATGTCTCGAAGGGAACCTCCGGGGGATTATCACTTACAGGAACTTTAGGCGGAATTGCCGGAGCTTTCGCTCTGACCTTGAGCGGAACTCTTCTCTATCCCGTTAAGGCAGCCGTATATTTCGCATCCGCCGAATCGGCAGCTGTGTTATTAGGAGGAGTTATCGGAAATCTGACCGACAGTCTGCTCGGTGCTACCGTTCAGTCGAAATACGCCTGTGTTGTTTGCGGCAAAGTTACCGAAGAGCGCAACCATTGCGGCAAAGCGACAACGCGTTTTGCCGGGTTTAAATGGATCGATAACGAGATGGTGAATTTACTCTGCTCACTCAGCGGCGGACTCTCCGCTGTTCTGATATGGGGTTTAATAAAGTGA